The following coding sequences are from one Gossypium raimondii isolate GPD5lz chromosome 4, ASM2569854v1, whole genome shotgun sequence window:
- the LOC105780323 gene encoding protein OCTOPUS, whose amino-acid sequence MPLPVMNPNVEPPLPGLAPPPQPSQPHRPSTSCDRHPQEHFTGFCPSCLYERLAVLEPSSSSASSSSRKPPIAASTSTATAALKAIFKPSGGGGTQSGFFPELRRTKSFSASKNEGFSGVFEPQRKSCDVRARNTLWSLFHQEATANGRSSEVAEAEARNLASSTVGQGPVFESKEEDQTETETDHNDDIVIVEEQPPNVAAPATNLIEEKVEEIVEEYEKELCQEEELKPMKDHIDLDSQTKNASGRDLKEIAGSFWSAASVFSKKLQKWRQKQKLKKRGNGCGSARLPVEKPIGRQYRETQSEIADYGFGRRSCDTDPRFSLDAGRMSFDAPRMSFDAARMSCDDPRYSFDEPRASCDGYLMGRMFPRMPTMVSVAEDAPVHHVMRSDTQIPVEDPTAMNYVTEEDESLPGGSAQTRDYYSDSRRRKSLDRSSSSRKTAAAIVAEMEEMRSASSTKVSPAAVDYTHGPKPVMPDRDSRDSNSLRDDYSDTFEIGFKDNASVIGNGEQKESSKKSRRWSKAWNIWGFINRKSVNKDEDEDRYSRANGVERSYSESWPELRGERNGDVRGGFNPKVMRSNSSVSWRNSSSFGAGSFSGARKNYVESNGHSKKKKDDFVLERNRSARYSPNHFDNGLLRFYMAPMSASRRVGSGKTRASNAHSIARTLLRLY is encoded by the coding sequence ATGCCACTACCGGTTATGAATCCCAACGTGGAGCCACCACTTCCTGGGTTAGCACCGCCGCCACAACCGTCTCAGCCTCACCGTCCTTCTACCTCCTGTGACCGCCATCCTCAAGAACATTTTACTGGCTTTTGCCCCTCATGCCTCTACGAACGTCTCGCTGTTCTCGagccttcttcttcttctgcttcttcttcttctcggAAACCTCCCATCGCCGCCAGTACTTCAACCGCCACCGCTGCACTTAAAGCCATTTTCAAGCCTTCCGGAGGAGGTGGTACACAATCCGGGTTTTTTCCCGAGCTCCGGCGAACAAAGTCCTTTTCGGCCTCGAAAAACGAGGGTTTCTCTGGTGTTTTTGAGCCCCAGAGAAAATCTTGTGACGTTAGGGCTCGAAACACCCTTTGGTCACTCTTTCATCAAGAAGCAACTGCAAACGGGAGGTCTTCTGAAGTTGCTGAAGCTGAAGCTCGAAATTTGGCTTCTTCGACTGTTGGTCAAGGTCCTGTTTTTGAAAGTAAAGAAGAAGACCAAACTGAGACTGAAACCGATCACAATGACGACATAGTGATCGTAGAAGAACAACCGCCCAATGTGGCTGCTCCTGCTACGAATTTGATAGAAGAGAAAGTTGAAGAAATTGTGGAAGAATACGAAAAGGAACTGTGCCAAGAAGAGGAGCTGAAGCCCATGAAGGATCATATAGATCTTGATTCGCAAACAAAGAACGCTTCTGGACGAGATCTCAAAGAGATTGCTGGGAGTTTCTGGTCGGCTGCTTCAGTCTTCAGcaagaaattacaaaaatggaggcaaaaacaaaaacttaaaaagaggGGAAATGGATGTGGGTCAGCGAGATTGCCAGTGGAGAAGCCCATAGGGAGACAATACAGAGAAACCCAGTCAGAAATTGCGGATTATGGGTTCGGGAGAAGGTCTTGTGATACAGACCCAAGGTTTTCCCTTGATGCTGGGAGGATGTCATTTGATGCACCAAGGATGTCTTTTGATGCAGCAAGAATGTCATGTGATGATCCCAGATATTCTTTTGATGAACCAAGAGCTTCCTGCGATGGATATCTGATGGGGAGAATGTTCCCAAGAATGCCCACAATGGTTTCCGTTGCGGAAGATGCTCCAGTTCATCATGTTATGAGGTCTGATACTCAGATCCCTGTGGAGGACCCGACGGCTATGAATTATGTTACTGAGGAGGATGAATCGCTTCCTGGAGGGTCAGCTCAAACAAGGGATTATTATTCTGATTCTAGGAGAAGAAAAAGCCTTGACAGGTCCAGTTCTAGTAGGAAGACTGCTGCAGCTATAGTGGCTGAAATGGAAGAAATGAGGTCGGCTTCTAGTACAAAGGTTTCCCCTGCAGCTGTTGATTACACCCATGGACCTAAACCTGTCATGCCTGATAGGGATTCCAGGGATTCAAATTCTTTGAGGGATGATTATTCTGACACTTTTGAGATTGGCTTCAAAGATAATGCATCTGTGATTGGGAATGGGGAACAGAAAGAGTCATCTAAGAAGTCGCGGAGGTGGAGTAAAGCTTGGAACATTTGGGGCTTTATTAACAGGAAGAGTGTTAACAAAGATGAGGATGAAGATAGGTATTCTAGAGCTAACGGTGTGGAGAGGTCATATTCAGAATCTTGGCCTGAGTTGAGAGGGGAAAGGAATGGAGATGTGAGAGGAGGTTTTAATCCAAAGGTAATGAGGAGCAATAGCAGCGTAAGCTGGAGGAATTCTAGCAGTTTCGGTGCAGGATCATTTAGTGGTGCAAGGAAGAACTATGTTGAGTCAAATGGGCATAGcaagaagaaaaaagatgatTTTGTGTTGGAAAGGAACAGGAGTGCAAGATATTCACCAAATCACTTTGATAATGGACTGTTAAGGTTCTACATGGCACCGATGAGCGCCAGCCGGAGAGTTGGGTCAGGCAAAACCAGGGCAAGCAATGCACATTCTATTGCAAGGACCTTACTAAGGTTGTACTGA
- the LOC105779053 gene encoding uncharacterized protein LOC105779053, translating into MSTKSGARGRGRGRGSIRVGFLASGHMPNVEATGDDALSQVMLRILERVVGPNNSSGSRGSISERLQSSGAKIFKGIARVTPNVAEYWLEATERIMADLDCTSEKKLKGAVSLLREEAYQWWLTVKEGTHPDRGRKFFNLTKRDRSVEEYEAEFLRLSRYAKRIVATDYERCVLFEDGLRDSLRVLIAPQRERDSTALVEKAKIAKDVNRTECLN; encoded by the exons ATGAGCACTAAAAGTGGTGCAAGAGGCCGTGGCAGAGGCCGTGGAAGTATTAGGGTTGGATTTTTGGCATCAGGCCATATGCCCAACGTTGAA GCAACTGGGGATGACGCATTGTCCCAAGTAATGCTAAGAATTCTGGAAAGGGTCGTTGGGCCCAACAATAGCAGTGGAAGCCGTGGGTCAATTTCGGAGCGACTTCAATCAAGCGGAGCAAAGATTTTTAAGGGTATCGCAAGAGTGACCCCTAATGTGGCCGAATATTGGTTGGAGGCAACCGAAAGGATAATGGCTGACTTGGATTGCACTTCAGAAAAAAAACTGAAAGGTGCGGTATCGTTGCTGCGAGAGGAAGCCTACCAATGGTGGCTTACCGTGAAAGAGGGCACTCATCCTGACCGG GGGAGGAAATTCTTTAATTTGACTAAGAGAGACAGATCTGTGGAAGAATACGAGGCAGAGTTCCTACGACTCAGTCGGTATGCTAAAAGAATAGTGGCAACAGATTATGAACGTTGTGTTTTGTTCGAAGATGGCCTTAGAGACAGTCTTCGGGTACTAATTGCTCCCCAAAGGGAGCGGGATTCCACAGCATTGGTGGAGAAAGCAAAGATCGCTAAAGATGTGAATCGCACTGAGTGCCTAAACTGA